tccacgggcccattgacttctattggcatgtccgcatcgaatttgcggggcgtaataagacatgtcctgagtttctgcggcacggatttgcggacatgcggagacccgtgaaaacacggatagtgtgtatgggcccatagaaatgaatgggtccgcaattctcccgtggatttgcgggggaattgcggacgcaaaaacacggtcgtgtgcatggggcctaaggccccaagcacacgaacgtgcttttgcggccgcaattcgccTGAAAATCCACagaagaattgcggccccattcataactatggggccatgcacacgaccgtggttttcatggtccgtgcatggcccaggagcattAGTCCTGGAGCCCAAGAGCcttagtccaggctcataggaaataatggacgtggccatgtgcacggcccgcgatctgcgggcggctcgcgggtgacactccgcccccggccgacccgaaaatcacggccgtgcacatggctacggtcgtgtgcatgacgcctaatTCTTGCTATATACCAGATATTTGGGAATAAATGCCACATAGCAACATGAGAACATAGTTCTCTGACAGTGCATCTAAACTACTACTTTACCTTATTATACCAGTGATCAATATTCCCATACATCAGGGAAGTCAATAAAGATTGTTTGCCCCCTAATTATGTGGCTCTGTGCTTCCTAAATTTACACTTGTATATACATGTCAACTAAAGTAAACTTAAACATTATTAGCAATTAAGTCTCAATatgacatacacacatacatacatatatacatatatatatatatatatatatatatatatacccactaCACCCTCAATGGTAATTTGGTTTTGGAGCAGTATATTACGGCTGCATTATAGGGTCCGTATTACGGTTGTAACTCCCGGACCACCAGGGTTGTACTGAACTGAACTTAGATTACCATAGAACCGTACAGAGATAGAAGTTCATATATGCAGCTATATATAGACCATGTTACTTACGCGGAGTGTGAAATAAATGCGTAGAcccccgttttttttttaaggctgcccATCTTTATTACagaagtacaaataaaaacatgacGTGGTAAGGCAGGGAACCGAACAAACAATTAAGAATGTTTCAGTCTTACTGATGTAATAAAAACAgcttattttttcaacattttttttaacattatattaaaaacaaaaacaggactGGTGACTAAAGCTATGGACAGCCTGTGGGTCGGGGGGAGGTGGAGTGGGGAGGGGATTGGGCTCCGCCACCCAGCGTCTTTCCGGTGAGGAGGGGAATGCATGGAGGGATCAGGCGCTGGAGTCAGTCTTGGACTCACTGACATTGTTCTtcctcaccggctcctgagccagGCCGCAGGGGAAAAGGCCATTGGTCACACGGAAGCTTCCTGAGCTGTAAAGACAAGATGAATAGGTTACAAAGAGTCCAAGAACAATACTGTCAGGTGGTGACAAATTCTAGGTTATTATTTTtacctgtttttttaaaaaaaagagccgggtgacaaccaatatggctaaaATGACAGCTCTAATCTGGGTTGTCAACCAGTGGTCCTAGAATTCGGACTTCAAGTAGGACAGATTGGTTCTCGTCATGACTTCCGAGAAAAAGATACAACTGAAGATGCCTGAAGATAATTTATCAGCTAGATGGAaggagattttttttgggggggggggggggggggaaaccccTTCCTTTCCTGTTTTACAAATTAGGTTTGGGATGAAGCCATTCTTACGAAGACACGAGTACAAAGTCTAAAGGTGCCCATGCATATTATATGAAAGTTGTCCAGACTTGCtgattatctaatgtgtatgggggtctccTGACATCTAGATTGGGATTTGAACATGACCAATCCTTTGTTCTCGCGGGAGATACCTCGGGGAGCGACTTATAGCTTTTGCTGGTCGGCCCGAAGGCTATCTTGAAGTACTCTACCCAATGTCTGGAGACTATATGGTGGTCACAATCATGAATATCATTGCCATTGTTGTGGTCAACTTTATCGGCGTCCATTAATCTTGACACTGGGTCACTACTTACAAAACTGCTCAAGCATGGTCAACCCAAGTAGTTGTCTATCTTAAAAGTTGGCCTTAGCCTTGATAATCTGAACAAAGTATGGTCATCTAAGACATCTAATGCCAAGGGTCATTTAGTAACCATGGTAGGTGGAGCGCATTGTATAGAACTTAAACCCATTCTTGCGGACATCCATCCCTATACCGAAGAGGTTGTGGGACTTCATCACCACCCTTTCTAAAGAGAGCTGGAAAACCCATGCTCATCTAAAATCTTGACTTGGCTTTAATTTGGGTCAATGAAAGATAATGGAGCCTTATTGACAATTCACGGCCAACAGGTACTGACATTTTATAGTTGGTACCATTACATATCTCTGCCGATACCAGTTTGTACAGAAGATTACAGGCGTGTAATTAAATGATTAAGACTTTATACCATGAGTGACACATGTTAAAGGGACTTTGTCACACAATGATCACATAAAAAGATAATGAAGGAAACGTGAGCGGATCGGTCACCTGTCACACACCTGCCCGGAAGTTCAGGCAGTAATAAGTGAGGTTACCAGTCTACATGAAGGAGATAACCAATACACCTCACGTGTTAGTACGTACCACGCGTGCCAATCACACACGTCGTTCCAAGATACTCACTTCTCGGGGGATTCCGAAACAGTGGTCATGACGGGATGAGATGGTTTAACAAAGAAGAAGCTGGCCCACCAGTGACCAGGATCCGACTTCGGTAGACCTGCAGGACAATAAGTCATTATTAGATTTATGGTCACCATAAATAAGAGAATTTATTCAGTAATGGTTTGTTTTCTAAGGATACAAATCCTTTGGACAACCCAACATTTAAGCTTTACCGGTGACTGAAGGTACAATGTTGTAGTCTATTTACTTAGATAGGATGTCACCTCTTAAAATTATCGTATAGAAATCCTGGATGGTCAGAGTTGATTAGGAACCTTGGTAAAGTAGACACTAGGGTCAAGCTTTCTGGATATTGTGGAAGTTGTGATTGATGGTTTTCATCCAGGTCTGCTATGACCAGGAAAGGAAGTGTTCCCCATAGTAATGAAATAGAAATGAAGACCCTTGCCGGTGATGGTTCAGGTCAACACCCATTCCAGGTTGGAGCTGGTTTTCTTGCCTGCTAATCCCTTCTATCGTAGTTGTACCATCACTTGTTGGCCAGTTTTGTGGACCTTGTCAACCTCTGTAGGTCTCACTGTCCACGCCACCCACGGAGAAGGTAGGATGAAGCCCTGGGATCAACTGCAAGATCTATCTCTATTGTATGTAGACCATTGGTTCGAAAAGTGATTAAAAGGCAATGAGTGGCAGATCTAAAGTTTCTCCTCCTTCCAGAAGGTACATAGTGGTCCTACATATGGTACATTTATCTATAGCGCTCTCCTAAATATAGAATTTGTAGGCTTCAAACCAGTAGGTTCAGGTCTTGCAGATGTATATAAGTTACATAACTAGTGCCCCATCATGAAATAGTAAACTAATACCGAAAGCCTGATATCAGGTCAATGGTTATACGAAGCCGACTTGTATAAGAGATTTGTGTCCGGAGATCATCAGCAGGTGATGGAGCAGGTCAAGGTAACGTACCTGGGTGGTGAGGAATGACCTCTCCAGAGTAGTCCACACTCCCACATGAGCTGTTACTAGAGGTTGATCCCAGGCGTCCTGTAAGAACGAGAATAGACAAAATCAACATTGCAATAATATTTACTAAGGACCTAGAACCCCATGCAAGGTGGAGAACATCGGACGGTGACAGATGGTCCTCCGGAGACTATACACAATCACTAGTTAATAAGTGACCTGGCATCAGTGAGTCAAGATGTCCAGGATATAGGCTTCACATTATTAACAAGCTTAACTGAATAGTCAATATAGCAGGTGAAACAGTCCGAGCTCCGACCCGAGGTTCGCTGCTTCTATAGTAAggtcttaaaggggaactccactttTCATAAAACTGATATATTTACGGTTCTTAAAGCATAGCCCCACTTCAAACAATATTTCCCCTGGTAGTATCTACATAATTTTGCTAAAAACTTGCACCAATGTTAAATCATCATGTCTTACTGTAGTCACATATAAAGCAGCTTTTAAAATTATGCCCTGTGGTCCTGTAAACAGACTGCTTTAattacactttgctgctacaaaAAACTGACGCAAGTCTTAACAACCCACTATAATCTGATACTGGGAAACTACAATAGCAGAGCTGTAAATGCAGCTCTTGAGGTGAATGGAGTATAAAACTCATCTTCATAGGAAAAATGATTTTCTAGGAAATTAAAGCCCTGCATTTTCTACATTGTACAGATCTTAGGAATGAATTTGCAACAACTATAAAACTCTATTTACCCCATATGAGAAGATACTCACTGCGATAGTAATCGTGGGTTGCGACAAGTGAACCGCTTGATGGAATGGCTGCCATGTTTAAATCTTGCTTAACTTAAGATGATGTAAACCCTGGAAGATAATGAAAAATGAGTTTAAAAGGAACACACAAGccatgtttataaaaatgtctcaaAAAGACACCAACAGCTATTAATGGGCACAGACATTAGTGCAAAGGGGTCACTgccacctctgcaccccctatagcgtcACCACTGGATGCAACCATCTACTGTAGCTCATACATCAGGGTGAGCGCCCATAGTCTGTCACTGCCCATCTTCACCAAGTTCACCCACCTAAAGGCAAATACCGCCAAGAAGATTAGGTCTATTCACTCAATATTCCTGCAAGAAAACGGGGCCTGTATTTTCTTATAGATCTATCAGTACTTATAGGGATCACATATGGATCAATAGGGTTAGTGATTAACCCTTCAATGCAAATAGATTCCCAGTCTGAGTAAGGTCAAGGCTCCAACTAGACTTTCTATTGCACTACTGATTTTTTctaactattgagtgacagctgcagtccacatgaatgcattgagttgcatgcaatcttgtggactgcagctgtcactcaatagttaaaatcaatgaaTGCAAAAAGTTTCACTGTAGCCCACAGTTTCTTTAGTCAAAGAAGGAGGGTAGGGGGGCGGGATGCAGATGGAGAAGAAGGAGCTGGCTGGAAGGATTACAGTATTCACATTACATAGCACATGCCTGAATGGAAGAGACTGCTGAGCTGTACACTCCAGCCCCACGGCAATTTACAGGATGGGGTGTATCTGCTAACTAATGTGAGGCCCATCTCAGGACTTTCAGCCCAAGTTGGTTAGAGTTGGATCTTCATGGACTGGCTGACACCAGAGAGCAAGTGCATTCACTGAACAAAaagagcagaactgcagcaatgaAGGTCTTTCATGGGGCCAAAAACATTGGTGTGAAAAGTTCCTTAGACATTATCTAAATGTCCAGCTTAGACATTATCTAAATGTCCAGTTGGGAAGCGGAGAGGTGGAAAAAGGACCCCCGCCCCATACGCTCGACCATCATCCAAACCACAACTGGTCCCATTTGAAGGGATTTgctgagaacccctttaacttgctGATTACTAGAGGGTCATGGGAAATTTTGCCCAATTTCACCCTACACCCCTTCCTAGTTTGGTTATGTAAGGGCCATCGGGTGCACATTTTTGTGGCAGTGATCATGTGACTAAGAAAATACTGTCAGATGACTCAAAATGTGTTTCAAGTCACAGCTGCATTACAAAAGTTCCAGTCTGCATTGATTTACCCAGGGGACCAAGGACTTGAATCTAAATGGGCCTATGGGTTCCCATCTTCCAAAAATTGTCCATGGGGTCCGCTCCCCCAAAACTGCCATTAGAGCCCACTACTTTCTGCTACGCTGCAGGTCAGATGAGCGTCTTACATAAGTGACATCACATATCCATGATGTCATTAATCTCAGTCTGAGGTCCAGGTTGGTCTTCAGTAGACTTCAATACTAATGTGACTTATTATATTGACCACAAATGCCCCAACTCCTTGAACATAGAGATCTGACCTCATGGGGTCAATAAGGAGGACCTTCAACCATAGGACATCTTCATTATGGCACATGGACTTGCTGGATAGTCTATTTTTGACCCATTTTTTCCATGTGGACAGTGAGGACAAGCCGAGAATTCACCAATTATTCTCATGTATGACCTATAGTTACACATGTAGCAGATACTGAGAAGATACAAAGTATCTGCTGGTATGGACCATGTGGACTATGACCACTGCTATGCGAGGAGAACTTCTCTTGGCCAATAAAGCATTTCCAACCAAGGTACAATCTGCATGGAGATTGTATGCTGCCCTCATTCCTCCGCGCCCACAGTCTAAAAATATACAATTAGGTTTCATGGATTCTCATTAGAAGATCTGTCATGAAAAGGTGTACGTCTCATTGAGGCCAACCTTATGGCCCTTAGAGAGAAGGGGCCAAGCCCTGGTTGTTCAATTACGTTTGCTTCTAGGTGGCACAAACCTGTGGTCATGGAAAGAGCGTGCTACCAGGTGGCAAAACTGGGCATCACTCCTATGCACGCCACTGCTGTACGCTTCCCATACCAAGGTGGCTGGAAGCTATCTCGTGTCTATGGTCTGGATCACCGGACCTTATGATATGCAAATGACGACCTGTGATGTCACTGCACCTGCACGCAGAATACCTGACTCCTAGGGTCTAGTCACATGCTGCATTTtgcaaaaatcgtggcaaaaacaaTATGGAGTCGACGCTTGCATAGACCCTAATGGAATTAATATTGTATATGGGAAATGGTCTAGTGGTCCCAGTCTCTGGAACatggcatggtgggggatacTTCAATTAAAGATCTCTTGCCATGACGGATCCTCCTTAAGGCTGAGGCTCTATGGCGACACGATGGGATTTCTTACCAGGTCTTGTCGTTGTAGAGCCTTCACAGCTTAAAATAATCTATAGACACGTCACAATAGGATTTTATATTAGATGTCCCCCTTTAAAGTAGACTTGGGATAGGCAAAAAGATTGCAAGCTCCATTGGATCAGGGACTGGTGTGTAGAATATATCCACTTATAAGCTCTCTGTAGGGTATAGCTACCAGGGTATTGAGCATAGCAGCTTCTATGGAGCCCAATAGTTGGGGTCCCTCCTACAGGGGCATTGATTGCTGGAAGACAGGCAAGGACTAAAGACTTAGAGGAGAAAGACTCTTACCCTGTGGTCACCATAACTGCACATGAGGGCTGAGTTGTCACCTGGCTGCCTAATACCTGCGCAGTCACCTAGTGTCGCGTTACTCAACCGCTCAGTTACTACTCATGATATACATAAGGGGATTATTTTATTAGGCGTGACTTCCACCAGAGCCACAGGTGGTTTGCATGGAAAGTTCTGCGGTGGCAGAATCACCCAGGCGGCTTCGGTTTCTCCATGCCATATGCTATGTCAAGAAGAGACCTGCATCATCATAGCCTGAACCGGAGAGCTTGCAATCTAATTGCACAGCTTGTATGACGACATGTCAAAATAAAAGAagcagatgcagcagagcagAATTTGTCAGAAGTAGCCGGGCTGAGTTTGCCATTTGGCTGAGCCCTTTTGGTTTTACATAGGAATGCTGCTGTATCATCagcaaataaacaatgaatgaaaTGGCAAATTCGCATCTGCTACATCTGTTGAGGAATACACTCACGCGTTTTACATAATGGCAATAAAGTGGAGACATTTCCTATGACAAGCCAGATAGGAAAGGGTTAGGGGATGATTAAGTCTCATTCTACAGTTAGAGAACTGGTCTGAACTGGCTataccacatccaccaccctccctCCCCTCCTCTGTTCTCCTCCCCCATAAGAACAGCTCTGCTATGAATAAAACTGCAGAACAAAGACTCAGCTGAAACTCATCCTCTATACATGTCAATAGCACTGCATGGACTCCATTTGActcaagagctgacaatctaagacGACAACAAGAAGGAATTGCGACAAATGCCATTGCAATAATTATAAGTACAGACTAAAATACCCCAATGATGGGGGGCTAAATGTAATTCTAGGGGTCAATGTGGCCGATAGGACTTATAATTGCACTGATCGCCACCATGATAGCAGCCAATGGCGCAGAGAATTTGTCGGACATGCTTTACGATATCTTGGTcattatagtatagtattatcTGGACTTGAACATTGTTGATATCAGAAATATTTTCTGATTAGAGATGATTATattatcatcaccaccaccatcaccatcatctTCAATGATCTATTATTAATACAGTATCCAATTCCCTCCATCTGCCTGCCATAGTTGTAGTAACATTGATTCTTCTTACCCCATTGGTTACATTGTAAACATCCTGAATACACAACAGGATCCAGAgacaatattgttacattgtataacccagattaacccctcagctcCTGCGCACCCCCACCCCTTACTTGTCTGTATTAAAAACCTGTTACATAGTATCTACAGTTACAGAGGAAGAAAATTTGCGCACAATTTGCGTCTGGCAGCTCCTTCCGAATTAAAATATAGATTATCATTATTGTTTTACATATatggcaccaacatattccatagAGATGTACAGTCACATCATCATAGGACTATGGGGGTGGTCTTCCAGCTTTAAACAGACCCTGAAAGCATATATACAATAGTAGTAGagtgtatataaatatacagaATTCTCAACAAAGACACAGGTTAATAACTCCATCCATAGGTACCTGTATTCCGACTGTATACGTCCTCAGGAGCCTGGCTCTGGGGGTTAGACGCTAGGCGACGGGGCCCATTTGAAAAGGAGAAGCTGGGACTTGTCTCCACGACCGGAGATGTGATCACTGAAGTTATGCTGCCAAGGCAGACGTGGAACTGGTTTATATAGAGTGGTGGGAGGGCACAGTAGATCGGGGGCGGAGAGGGGCATGGACAATGGGGCTCTGTGACTGGGAGAAGGAAGCTGATCATGTGCAACACTGTCTGAGGAGTGCTGCTGAGCACATGTACCAAAGCCActcaacactacaacccccatcatGTGATGCTACGGAATATTACTATAAAATAATATCCAGGGACAGCGCACTGTAaagccggtgtatctaagcctatcatgtgtgatactgttaaaGGTGTCTGGCATCGGCTCATTCCCCCCTACATTGAAAACACAAGCACGCTCAGCCGAGTCGGTAGGCTGGCAGCTATTCTAAGTTactgagccttgtatctaagcctattatgtgtgatacggtctaatGAACTGGTGAATCTAATTCTATTACGTGTGATACAACCTGAAGGATGCACAGAGCACTACACTCCCCATCATGTAAGGTTACTGTACTATTAACGGCTCATAAAACAGGTTCAAGTTACTTCCAGTCATACATGTGAACTTAATATTCTATGTTTTGCCCTTAGACATTCATAAATGTTCACCCCCTCAGCTGTGACTAACCCAATATAGATCCTCCTATCCTATACAAGTATTACACCCCTTATGTGCTGAAGCATGATGTATGGAAGCAATATTTATCCTAAAGCTAGCTGTGCCCATTGTCGCCTCCTGCTGAGTAAAATATTTCCCATGAGCTGTCAACAGGAAAGTGATTTAGAAAAGCAGTTGTTACTTTCAAGCCCATTCAGCCTTTGTCCTGAGAAACTAAGCATTGCCCCCTGtggacaaaaatataactactacaacactgccccctatgtacaagaatataactactataatactgccccctatatacaagaatataactactataatactgcctcctatatacaagaatataactactataatactgcccctatatacaagaatataactactataatactgccactatatacaagaatataactactataatactgccccctatatacaggaatataactactctaatactgcacactatattcaagaatataactactataatactgccccctatatacaggaatataactactctaatactgcacactatattcaagaatataactactataatactgtcccctatatacaagaatataactactctaatactgcacactatattcaagaatataactactataatactgcccctatatacaagaatataactactataatactgccccctatatacaagaatataactactataatactgcaccctatctacaaaaatataactactataatactgctcctatatacaagaatataactacaataatactgccccctgtatacaagaatataactactataatactgcccctatatacaagaatataactactataatactgctcctatatacaagaatataactacaataatactgccccctatatacaagaatataactactataatactgcccctagatacaagaatataactactataatactgctccctatatacaagaatataactactatg
The genomic region above belongs to Rhinoderma darwinii isolate aRhiDar2 chromosome 13, aRhiDar2.hap1, whole genome shotgun sequence and contains:
- the PPDPF gene encoding pancreatic progenitor cell differentiation and proliferation factor, translated to MAAIPSSGSLVATHDYYRRRLGSTSSNSSCGSVDYSGEVIPHHPGLPKSDPGHWWASFFFVKPSHPVMTTVSESPENSGSFRVTNGLFPCGLAQEPVRKNNVSESKTDSSA